The proteins below come from a single Streptomyces sp. M92 genomic window:
- a CDS encoding MarR family winged helix-turn-helix transcriptional regulator — protein sequence MDMTTAGETGLLETLQHEVALFARRAEQTRLGGVGQVRNSMDRAAYLLLNRLDKEGPMGVKALAASMGIDSSTVTRQVAPLVDTGLVKRTSHPEDGRAVVLQLSPRGVSRLEEVRSSRRQLMAELTHDWAPEEREAFCALLARFNGALSARMAPSGVTAGQEAPSST from the coding sequence ATGGACATGACGACCGCCGGTGAGACCGGTCTTCTCGAGACGCTCCAGCACGAGGTCGCACTCTTCGCCCGTCGTGCCGAACAGACCCGGCTCGGCGGCGTCGGGCAGGTGCGCAACTCCATGGACCGAGCCGCCTACCTGCTGCTCAACCGCCTCGACAAAGAGGGCCCGATGGGCGTGAAGGCGCTCGCCGCGAGCATGGGGATCGACTCGTCGACGGTCACCCGGCAGGTGGCCCCGCTCGTCGACACCGGCCTCGTCAAGCGGACCTCGCACCCCGAGGACGGCCGTGCGGTGGTCCTCCAGCTGTCCCCGCGCGGCGTGTCGCGCCTGGAGGAGGTCCGCTCCTCCAGGCGTCAGCTCATGGCCGAGCTGACCCACGACTGGGCGCCGGAGGAGCGCGAGGCGTTCTGCGCGCTCCTCGCGCGCTTCAACGGCGCCCTGTCCGCCCGTATGGCCCCGTCGGGCGTGACGGCGGGCCAGGAGGCCCCGTCGTCCACCTGA
- a CDS encoding sigma factor-like helix-turn-helix DNA-binding protein — protein sequence MRDRQASHSARRAREFEAFVAGAAGRLLHAATLLTAEPPDGNPRARRLLALSLAHTYASWDRLHGEDPYDLARQYLAARFARGAWHRHGAVLARARRRPAGPLRGLAPQERLILVLRLCEGVAEEQTAALLGLPVERVRTICERATAALLRPPAQRSRPVPEPKAATP from the coding sequence GTGCGAGACAGGCAGGCGTCCCACAGCGCCCGCCGGGCCCGCGAGTTCGAGGCGTTCGTCGCGGGCGCGGCAGGGCGGCTGCTGCATGCCGCCACCCTGCTCACGGCCGAACCGCCGGACGGCAACCCGCGCGCGCGGCGCCTGCTCGCCCTCTCGCTCGCCCACACGTACGCGTCCTGGGACCGGCTGCACGGCGAGGACCCGTACGACCTCGCCCGCCAGTACCTGGCCGCCCGTTTCGCCCGCGGGGCCTGGCACCGGCACGGCGCCGTCCTCGCCCGTGCCCGCAGGCGCCCCGCCGGCCCCCTGCGCGGACTCGCCCCGCAGGAGCGCCTGATCCTGGTGCTCAGGCTCTGCGAGGGCGTCGCGGAGGAACAGACGGCGGCCCTGCTGGGCCTGCCCGTGGAACGCGTACGGACGATCTGCGAACGCGCCACGGCCGCGCTGCTGCGCCCGCCCGCGCAACGGTCCCGCCCGGTGCCGGAACCGAAGGCGGCGACGCCATGA